A section of the Thermodesulfobacteriota bacterium genome encodes:
- a CDS encoding PAS domain S-box protein yields the protein MTEASNQENGRFRYPFFAGSLIAAGMGLVAILGWIVRSPFLTGFGPANIPMAPSTAVLFALLGGASYLRDRYPSHPGMRRAGTLAVAACSAASFSIGVLSFSGIHPALEHLGMTIDGTIQGLPLGHMSPVTAAYFLLACLSFLLSSRSPAEDGIRLRLARWSASLLIVLSALLLVAYIIGRPLFYAGGMIPPAATTGVAFLALGISLLGIGFGDGKVAFRRAEPVTREEYALVLVFVLLAAGIVAAGHFLFQRFEKNHRTQLESQLSSIASLKVSGLQQFREERSGDASILFGNPSFTRLVKSALASTEDFDAQRQLRAWIEKYWVYPDYDRIFLLDRRGAVRMSSREAAEPVGSAILEGAAEALRTGQPVFVDLYRNEYDDEVYMASLVPVLDERKNPLGVLVLRIDPKVWLYPFLKHWPTHHRTAETLLVRRDRDYAVFLNELKYRDDPPLSVSIPLDPEANVPAVQAVLGREGIMEGVDYRGVPVMAELRKISGTQWFLVARMDLSEVYAPVRERLWLTMFLVVFMFLSAGAGVGLIWRHQRARSYRERYESERERAWLQDVISRSLNEVYVFDPETLRFKYVNAGAARNLGYGTEELARMTPVDIKPRYTEESFREMIRPLASGERGLVVFETVHRRKDGSEYPAEIHLQLLPAAEGPVFLAIVNDITDRKTAEERVRRGLQIETALRRIDTEILEGANIREALSTACGAIVEMGYRMCWVGRPDADRMVRPVAVAGEGAEYVEGLDLHWGDGHERSGPTGIAIRTGRPFVVEWISESQAFGPWRDRAAQYGFRSMASFPLKSGDGDMIGVLNVYSGTENAFSQEEIGRLQMFAQQCSIAMMSARRLESLRDANQRLKFHVSRMPLAYIAWDMEFRVREWNPAAERIFGWKASEALGKHAYDLVVQPEVRPYLDGVWAKLLEKGEPEYSLNANVRKDGKAISCEWFNTALRDAEGNVTAVLSMAHDVTEKTELQRQLQTAQRMEAVGTLAGGIAHDFNNALTGIFGFAEMLKGQLEGNEAALSDLNEIFRSAERASLLTRQLLTFARRQVIELSNIGLNRVIMDLMKLFSKAIGEQIDLRTYLAKDLPSVRADIGQIEQVVMNLVLNARDAMPGGGQLLIETGLANLDADYVRYHPYMQVGSYVVLTVSDTGTGMDRKTQERVFEPFFTTKGPDKGTGLGMAMVYGIVKQHNGFIHLYSEPGKGTTFKVYLPPVEAPPDERSASSALPAPRGGTETVLVAEDDESVRMLVDRTLTDLGYTVLVARDGAEAVELFRESGDRVALAILDVVMPRMGGKEAYEKMHRMRPGLKVLFMSGYTANVVHESFVLIAGVPFLAKPLGPGALAAKVREVLDRK from the coding sequence ATGACTGAAGCATCAAATCAGGAAAACGGCCGTTTCCGTTACCCGTTCTTCGCCGGATCGCTGATCGCCGCGGGGATGGGTCTCGTCGCCATTCTCGGATGGATTGTCCGATCCCCGTTCCTGACCGGCTTCGGCCCGGCCAATATTCCGATGGCTCCCAGCACGGCGGTGCTGTTCGCCCTGCTCGGGGGCGCGTCGTATCTTCGGGACAGGTATCCGTCGCATCCGGGAATGCGCAGGGCGGGGACGCTGGCGGTCGCCGCCTGCTCCGCGGCGTCGTTTTCCATCGGCGTATTGTCGTTTTCGGGGATCCACCCGGCGCTCGAACACCTCGGGATGACGATCGACGGGACGATCCAGGGCCTGCCGTTGGGTCACATGTCCCCGGTCACGGCGGCTTATTTCCTGCTCGCCTGCCTTTCTTTCCTCCTGTCTTCCCGATCGCCGGCGGAGGACGGCATCCGGCTGCGCCTGGCCCGGTGGTCCGCATCCCTGCTGATCGTCCTGTCGGCCCTGCTGCTCGTGGCCTATATCATCGGCAGGCCGCTGTTCTACGCCGGGGGGATGATCCCTCCCGCCGCAACGACCGGCGTCGCCTTCCTTGCGCTTGGGATCTCGCTGCTCGGCATCGGTTTCGGGGACGGCAAGGTCGCGTTCCGCCGCGCGGAGCCGGTGACGCGCGAGGAGTACGCCCTGGTCCTGGTGTTCGTCCTGCTGGCCGCGGGCATCGTGGCCGCGGGTCATTTTCTTTTCCAGAGGTTCGAGAAGAACCACAGGACCCAGCTCGAGAGCCAGCTATCCTCCATCGCGAGCCTGAAGGTGTCCGGGCTGCAGCAGTTCCGGGAGGAGCGTTCCGGGGACGCCTCCATCCTGTTCGGGAACCCGTCTTTTACGAGGCTGGTGAAGAGTGCCCTCGCCTCCACCGAGGATTTCGATGCGCAGAGGCAACTCCGGGCGTGGATCGAGAAGTACTGGGTCTACCCCGATTATGACCGGATCTTCCTGCTGGACCGCCGCGGCGCCGTGCGGATGTCGTCCCGGGAGGCCGCGGAGCCGGTCGGGTCCGCCATCCTGGAGGGCGCGGCCGAAGCCCTTCGAACCGGCCAGCCGGTATTCGTGGATCTCTACCGGAACGAATACGACGACGAAGTCTACATGGCCTCCCTGGTTCCCGTCCTCGACGAACGGAAAAACCCCTTGGGCGTGCTGGTCCTCCGCATCGATCCGAAGGTGTGGCTGTACCCGTTCCTGAAGCACTGGCCCACGCATCACCGGACGGCCGAGACGCTGCTGGTCCGCAGGGACCGGGATTACGCCGTCTTCCTGAACGAGCTGAAATACCGGGACGATCCGCCGCTGTCCGTGAGCATCCCGCTCGACCCGGAAGCGAACGTTCCCGCCGTCCAGGCGGTTCTCGGCCGGGAAGGGATCATGGAAGGGGTGGACTACCGCGGCGTCCCGGTGATGGCCGAATTGCGGAAGATCTCCGGCACCCAGTGGTTCCTGGTGGCCCGGATGGACCTCTCGGAGGTCTACGCCCCGGTCCGGGAGCGTCTCTGGCTGACGATGTTCCTGGTCGTTTTCATGTTTCTCTCCGCGGGAGCCGGAGTGGGGCTGATCTGGAGGCACCAGCGGGCGCGGAGCTACCGGGAGCGATATGAGTCGGAACGGGAGCGGGCGTGGCTGCAGGACGTGATCTCACGGAGCCTCAACGAGGTCTACGTCTTCGACCCGGAAACGCTGCGGTTCAAGTACGTCAACGCGGGCGCCGCCCGGAACCTCGGCTACGGGACGGAGGAGCTTGCGCGGATGACCCCGGTCGACATCAAGCCGCGATACACGGAGGAATCGTTCCGGGAGATGATTCGCCCGCTCGCATCCGGGGAGCGCGGCCTGGTCGTTTTCGAGACCGTGCACCGCCGGAAGGACGGCTCCGAGTACCCGGCGGAGATCCATCTCCAGCTCCTCCCGGCGGCCGAAGGCCCGGTGTTCCTTGCGATCGTAAACGACATCACGGACCGGAAAACGGCGGAGGAGCGGGTGCGGCGGGGGCTCCAGATAGAGACGGCGCTCCGGCGGATCGACACGGAGATCCTCGAGGGGGCGAACATCCGGGAGGCGCTTTCGACCGCCTGCGGGGCGATCGTGGAGATGGGCTACCGCATGTGCTGGGTCGGCCGGCCGGACGCCGACCGCATGGTGCGGCCGGTCGCGGTCGCGGGCGAAGGGGCGGAATACGTCGAGGGGCTCGATCTTCATTGGGGCGACGGGCACGAAAGGTCCGGCCCCACCGGGATCGCCATCCGGACCGGCAGGCCGTTCGTGGTCGAGTGGATCTCCGAAAGCCAGGCATTCGGTCCCTGGCGCGACCGCGCGGCGCAGTATGGTTTCCGCTCGATGGCGTCGTTCCCGCTGAAATCCGGCGACGGGGACATGATCGGCGTGCTCAACGTCTACTCCGGAACGGAGAACGCTTTCAGCCAGGAGGAGATCGGGCGGCTCCAGATGTTCGCCCAGCAGTGCTCGATCGCCATGATGAGCGCCCGCCGGCTGGAGAGTCTGCGCGACGCCAACCAGCGGCTCAAGTTCCACGTGAGCCGGATGCCGCTGGCCTACATCGCCTGGGACATGGAATTCCGCGTCCGGGAGTGGAACCCCGCGGCCGAGCGGATCTTCGGGTGGAAGGCCTCGGAGGCGCTGGGGAAGCACGCCTACGATCTCGTCGTCCAGCCGGAGGTGCGGCCGTACCTTGACGGCGTCTGGGCGAAGCTGCTGGAGAAAGGGGAGCCGGAGTACTCCCTGAACGCCAACGTCCGCAAGGACGGAAAGGCGATCTCCTGCGAATGGTTCAACACGGCGCTTCGCGACGCCGAAGGGAACGTCACGGCGGTCCTGTCCATGGCCCACGACGTGACGGAGAAGACCGAGCTCCAGCGGCAGCTCCAGACCGCCCAGCGCATGGAAGCGGTGGGGACGCTCGCCGGCGGGATCGCGCACGACTTCAACAACGCGCTGACGGGGATCTTCGGGTTCGCCGAGATGCTCAAGGGGCAGCTCGAGGGCAACGAGGCCGCGCTTTCGGACCTCAACGAGATCTTCCGCAGCGCGGAGCGCGCGTCGCTGCTGACGCGGCAGCTCCTGACGTTCGCCCGCCGCCAGGTCATCGAGCTGTCGAACATCGGCCTGAACCGGGTGATCATGGATCTGATGAAACTGTTTTCGAAGGCGATCGGGGAGCAGATCGACCTGCGGACGTACCTCGCGAAAGACCTGCCTTCGGTCCGCGCCGACATCGGGCAGATCGAGCAGGTGGTCATGAACCTGGTCCTGAACGCGCGGGACGCGATGCCGGGCGGGGGGCAGCTCCTCATCGAGACCGGGCTGGCGAACCTGGACGCCGATTACGTCCGGTACCACCCGTACATGCAGGTCGGCTCCTACGTCGTCCTGACGGTTTCCGACACGGGGACCGGCATGGACCGGAAGACGCAGGAGCGGGTATTCGAGCCGTTCTTCACCACCAAGGGGCCGGACAAGGGGACCGGACTCGGGATGGCGATGGTGTACGGGATCGTGAAGCAGCACAACGGGTTCATCCACCTGTACAGTGAGCCGGGGAAGGGGACGACCTTCAAGGTCTACCTCCCCCCGGTGGAGGCGCCGCCGGACGAGCGTTCCGCTTCCTCCGCGCTTCCTGCGCCCCGGGGAGGGACCGAAACCGTCCTCGTGGCGGAGGACGACGAATCCGTCCGGATGCTCGTCGATCGGACGCTGACGGACCTCGGCTACACCGTGCTGGTCGCCCGGGACGGCGCGGAGGCGGTGGAGCTGTTCCGGGAGAGCGGGGACCGGGTCGCCCTGGCGATCCTCGACGTGGTGATGCCCCGCATGGGCGGGAAGGAGGCGTACGAGAAGATGCACCGGATGCGGCCGGGGCTGAAGGTGCTCTTCATGAGCGGGTACACCGCCAACGTGGTGCACGAGTCCTTCGTGCTGATCGCGGGAGTCCCCTTCCTCGCGAAGCCGCTGGGCCCGGGGGCGCTGGCGGCCAAGGTCCGCGAGGTGCTGGACAGGAAATGA
- a CDS encoding aminotransferase class I/II-fold pyridoxal phosphate-dependent enzyme, with translation MSDKSKRAKSWKPSTLGIHGHGRVPKAHFAVSTPIVQTSNYYFENTSDVYEFMKAKKEGRTIREHEYGRYGNPTQQECERKLAAIEGAERAILFSTGMSAVVLTLMTYMKPDGHIIFTGDCYRQTRDFATNTLSRFGIGVSMVDPTAKDIEAAVRPNTNIIFTEAPTNPYLRVLDLPAVVKVAKKHKAMTIIDSTLASPYNLRPLEMGIDVVVHSATKYFGGHNDLLAGVTLGGRDLLNELYRMQRMVGAVPGPFTCFLLERGLKTFGMRMEQHNRAGLAVARMLEAHPKIEKVWYPGLPSHPDHGIAKRQMKGFGSVITFLVRGGDRETRRFIDSLELFLITPSLGGSESLVTQMSMMSFFDYPEEYRKNIGIVDNLVRVALGLEDEEDLIADLEQALGKI, from the coding sequence ATGTCCGATAAATCCAAACGCGCCAAAAGCTGGAAGCCGTCCACCCTCGGCATCCACGGGCACGGCCGCGTCCCGAAGGCCCACTTCGCCGTATCCACGCCGATCGTCCAGACCTCGAACTACTACTTCGAGAACACCTCGGACGTGTACGAGTTCATGAAGGCCAAGAAGGAGGGGCGGACGATCCGGGAGCACGAATACGGCCGCTACGGCAACCCGACCCAGCAGGAATGCGAGCGCAAGCTCGCCGCGATCGAGGGAGCGGAGCGGGCGATCCTCTTCTCCACCGGCATGAGCGCCGTCGTCCTGACGCTGATGACCTACATGAAGCCGGACGGCCACATCATCTTCACGGGCGACTGCTACCGCCAGACGCGGGACTTCGCGACGAACACCCTCTCCCGGTTCGGCATCGGGGTCTCCATGGTGGATCCGACCGCGAAGGACATCGAGGCGGCGGTCCGCCCCAACACGAACATCATCTTCACCGAGGCGCCGACGAACCCCTACCTGCGCGTGCTCGACCTCCCCGCCGTCGTGAAGGTCGCGAAGAAGCACAAGGCGATGACCATCATCGACTCCACGCTCGCCTCGCCCTACAACCTCCGGCCGCTGGAGATGGGGATCGACGTCGTCGTCCACTCCGCCACGAAGTATTTCGGCGGCCACAACGACCTGCTGGCCGGCGTCACCCTGGGCGGCCGCGACCTGCTGAACGAGCTGTACCGGATGCAGCGGATGGTCGGCGCCGTCCCCGGTCCCTTCACCTGCTTCCTGCTCGAGCGGGGCTTGAAGACCTTCGGGATGCGGATGGAGCAGCACAACCGCGCGGGGCTGGCGGTCGCCCGCATGCTGGAGGCCCATCCGAAGATCGAGAAGGTCTGGTACCCGGGGCTCCCGTCACACCCGGATCACGGCATCGCGAAGCGGCAGATGAAGGGTTTCGGAAGCGTGATCACGTTCCTGGTGCGGGGCGGCGACAGGGAAACGAGGAGGTTCATCGACTCCCTCGAGCTGTTCCTGATCACCCCGAGCCTGGGGGGCAGCGAGAGCCTGGTGACGCAGATGTCGATGATGTCGTTCTTCGACTACCCGGAGGAGTACCGGAAGAACATCGGCATCGTGGACAACCTCGTCCGGGTCGCGCTCGGCCTCGAGGACGAGGAAGACCTGATCGCCGACCTGGAGCAGGCGCTCGGAAAGATCTGA